A stretch of the Elephas maximus indicus isolate mEleMax1 chromosome 3, mEleMax1 primary haplotype, whole genome shotgun sequence genome encodes the following:
- the DUSP12 gene encoding dual specificity protein phosphatase 12 — MLETQGRSNGSEPGSQSTSGACSARQVLEVRPGLYLGGAAAVAEPDRLREAGITAVLTVDSEEPSFKTEAGIEGLQRLFVPALDKPETDLLSHLDRCVAFIGQARVEGRAVLVHCHSGVSRSVAVATAFMMKTEQLTFEQAYEDLRTVSPEAKMNEGFEWQLKVYQVMGYEVDTSSAIYKQYRLQKVSEKYPELQNLPQELFAVDPTTISQGLKDEVLYKCRKCRRSLFRSSSILDHNEGSGPIAFAHKRMTPSFMLTTGSQAQCTSYFIEPVQWMESILLGVMDGQLLCPKCSAKLGSFNWYGEQCSCGRWITPAFQVHKNRVDEIKMLPVLGSQTRKM; from the exons ATGTTGGAGACTCAGGGCCGGAGCAATGGCTCCGAGCCCGGGAGCCAGAGCACGAGCGGGGCCTGCTCCGCTCGGCAGGTGCTGGAAGTGCGGCCAGGACTTTACCTGGGTGGGGCTGCGGCCGTCGCGGAGCCGGACCGGCTGAGGGAGGCGGGCATCACGGCCGTATTGACGGTGGACTCGGAGGAACCGAGCTTCAAGACAGAGGCCGGGATCGAGGGTCTACAGCGCCTCTTTGTGCCAGCGCTGGACAAGCCCGAGACCGATCTGCTCAGTCACTTAGACCGGTGCGTGGCTTTCATCGGCCAGGCCCGTGTCGAGGGCCGCGCAGTGTTGGTGCACTG TCATTCAGGAGTCAGTCGAAGTGTTGCTGTAGCGACTGCTTTCATGATGAAGACTGAGCAACTTACTTTTGAACAGGCATATGAAGACCTCAGGACTGTCAGTCCAGAGGCGAA GATGAATGAGGGGTTCGAGTGGCAACTGAAAGTATACCAAGTAATGGGATATGAAGTGGATACCTCTAGTGCAATTTATAAGCAATATCGTTTACAAAAGGTTTCAGAGAAGTATCCAG AATTGCAGAATTTACCTCAGGAACTCTTTGCTGTTGACCCAACCACCATTTCACAAGGATTGAAAGATGAGGTTCTCTACAAATGTAGAAAGTGCAG GCGATCCTTATTTCGAAGTTCTAGCATTTTGGATCATAACGAAGGAAGTGGTCCCATAGCCTTTGCTCACAAGAGAATGACACCATCTTTCATGCTTACAACAGGGAGTCAGGCTCAATGTACATCTTATTTCATTGAACCTGTACAGTGGATGGAATCCATTTTGTTGGGAGTGATGGATGGGCAG CTTCTTTGCCCAAAATGCAGTGCCAAGTTGGGTTCCTTCAACTGGTATGGCGAACAGTGCTCTTGTGGTAGATGGATAACACCTGCTTTTCAAGTACACAAGAATAGAGTGGATGAAATAAAAATGCTGCCTGTTTTGGGATCACAAACAAGAAAAATGTAG